The genomic window AAAAATCAACGTGAAATGGAATTTCTAATGGAAAAGATTGTGAGATAAGAGAGAGAATAGGAGAGACAATGTCACAATCAACCACACACACCAGGCTTACACCTGGGATGGGAGGGGTTAGAGATGGCCGAGTTGTTTCTCTCGTTGTGAAACCCCACCGGCACAGAACACAAGAAGGGATAAAGGATGGAGAAATGAAGAGTGAACGGCGAGACTCATACAGAGAAAATGGCTAATAAATAGTCAGAAGATTGACTGATTGGACTATGTTTGAACAATTATGAATGCTCTGGCTTGATCAGGGTCAAGTCTCCATGTTATCTCATTCTAGGCACAAAAGTGCTAGCCATACATTCAACAGCTGCGTATAAAAAATTGTCAGCCGACTTATCCAATCCCCTTATCAAATACACATTTGAATTCAGACATGCTAGGCGGCAGAAAGTCAGAGACAAAATCAAGCCTCCTAGTGCGACGATATTTGCAAGCACCTTTGATAATAGTAAGCAAATTAAAACCATCTTCCtgcaaatgaaataaataaatgaagtcATATGTCTGTCTCTCTATACTGGGAAATAAAGCTTCACTGCGCTGAGCATCACAATGTACGAGTTATGGATGCACCAAATGTTTCACAAGATTGATCTCTTTTCAGAAAACCAAAGTCTAGGAGTTAACATGAAGAAATGGTACAGGCTTTCGCTCCCAGAACCACCTCATCAACCGAAGCATTGGGTCTAGAATACATGATAGATGGTAAACATTGTACAGAGTGTGGTCATCTAAAATGATGATCCATATGCTCAAACCAAAAATGATACCTAAAGTGTTTATTCACAAGTAAGAAGTCATTCGAGATTTTTTGTGATCAGAAACCTGTTAATTTGAAAGAGCTCAAATGGTGTCTGCGAGAAGCATCAAAACGTCCAAGATACAGACATTCCTATACAGTTTCTCTGCTTATTTTAGACACAAGGATACACCACTTTTTTTAACCTACCATCAACATGGAATGCCCATTGTCCTTGAAGCAACGAACTTTGCAGTTCTTCAATGAACTTTTAAGACGGTAAGCTTCATCCCTACTACGAAGCAAGTTATCATTTCCACTGCAATGCAAATACAGCATCAACTTCAACATCCATCCATATTAAACCAATGCAAGAGGGAATCACATATAGCATCTCAAAGTAAATCAGTCATGAGAAGAAAATCTTGACTAAAGGAACACTCCTTTCCTACAAGACATAAATCCATGATCCAAACACAGACATTTAGATAGTTTATTGAAAACCATAGATTCTCTACAGCAAATAATATCACATAGAAGAAGATCATTCCAAATTACAGTGTCCAAATGTGCTacagaaattttataattattgttcACTTCATAATTTATCGAGTATTCAATATCAAGGGGTTTAAAGGTATCTGGCGCCATACATGTACAGAACCTGCACGAATTAACAAAGGCATGGGAAGGGGCAACTCTGTTAATATGTGTAGGTGCCTAATGTAGATGTTTATGGGCTTAAGAAAGTGTgtgggagagaaagagagaactacaacaaagaaaataaaagcagcATGCTTGATTCTCTTTTATATGCCAGGCTCTATATTCACAAAAACTGCAGAAAATTTTATTCCGAGACTCTATGCTTTCTAAAGGTCAAGTAAGGCTCAAATTACTATTTTCCCTTCTGAAACAGAAATCACAAATACGTAACATATTACAGATGTAGCATGATCAGTGATAAATCTTGATGCATAAACAAATACAGCAGAGATGTTTCAAGGACCATTCAGATAACATAAGATGTGTGAACAATAAATGTACAAAGGAACCTCATTAACTGACCCGGCAAGTACTAGCGATTCAGCTCTTACAGCATGAAGACGGGAATTAGCATAAGCAGCGGCGGATTGAAGCAATTTCAATCTCCAAAGAAGAGTCTCCTTTGGAATGATATCAGACAAAACCTGGAATGAACATTGTACACAATACTGAAAGTTAATAAGGTTTACCGGCAAGCAGATCATTATGCCAGTCACTCTTTATGACAACAAGGCAGTTCGGTGGTTAGCATAAGCAAAAAGGAATTCAATTCATTGTCATTATTTTTCCttgtcataattttataaattggcTCAAACAAGCTTGTCATAAATGAATCCAAGGTTATATGAGCTGCTGCACACTACGAGCTCAAGCATTCGTTCACAAAAATACTCATGTCATTCCCAGTTTCCCACTATTACTATGAGCATAACTTCTATTGAGACTACCATTGGTCTTGGTTAGGATTTAGGAAGGAAAATTGTAAGACCCAGACTTTTAGCCCAAACCCAAGTCCAAGTCAGCCCAAACCTAATCTAAGTTAACCTAGGTATATAAAGAAAAGTTGCAAGAGAATTACTATTCTCTCTTCTAAGTCTTGTGGCCGTCGTGACCCTCTCCTCATCAAACCAAGAATTTCAGTTTTTGATCTTGAGTTTTGGGTTTAAGAAAAGTGGAAGTAGCTAGCAAGTGATTCTCTCTCATGTTACTtttgattatgatttatttatggaaagattaaaaaagagatTAGGATTTATAAGgatttgaagtttattttgttaagattaattcatgattattaagggtttaatgTTAAGCGATTAATTTTGAGTATGCTGTTAAAAATAAGGATTTATgagttaatttgtttatattaatttttatgggttaagaaattcatttttacCTTGCTGTAAAATCTGGACAGAATGGTCTTGAGGATGAAGATGACCaaagtttattttggtcctcgatttatgaaaatttcaatttagtccctaaactttggaaaaattacaatttgacccctaaatgtatttttgagATTCTAGACAGTGTTATTATGAGGTTtaggatgatgaatctcagtttgataattgatttggaatattttcagtttggtccctcaattttgggaatttacattttagtccctaaactttataaaaattacagttcGGTCCCTGGTTCATTCTAGACAGAATtaaggatggtttatgggtgaaatttcagtatggttatgtatttacaGTTGGGTCcagttttggtaaaattacgttGTGGTCCCTGTTTTAGATAATTGtcgttttagtccctaaacctaggagactaaacctggttttcttttatgcattggaatcttttatttgtgttgcTTTGAGTTGCTTTTAAGTATATTTCGTATATTTAttgtaggttctcctaacgaTCCTCAATAGGTTTTTCGGGTCTTTCATCTGATATTCCTTTTAATCTATATTCTTCCGGGGGAGtgggataatctttaatatgcatatattataaataaatatgtatgttgattatacaatgagtactagttaatttcttgaatacttatatatgttgctttattttccgagtactcatttattcttgaatttgcactcgcaatctgtcaaactaaattctatttgatatgatatacgtTTCTTTAATGATTCtgtgaatatctattatgccttgattTGAGACTTGTCAGTAACTTCATGCTAACAGAGAGTAGTTAGcctatgtgcacatagtattctgtatacctagctggtgagagaggcatcagcctgtgatgactgatcatcccacagtggtcaccttcgggtgtcatctggtcacTTTTGAGTGTTATCTGGTCACCCtcgggtgtcatctgatctctaacatgtattccactactttatgataatatatttaatatgtatatgtatatgtatatcaagataaatagtcttgcaaactattaatatctaaatatctaaaatctatattaaatgttattccctcactgagttggttgaactcacccctcattcttaatattatttcaggttcttagtttctgttAGCAGGTGGACTTTGTTGAATGTTCCTGCTTCTTCATTTTGGTCGGTATGCCTTGCTTATTTTGTGaggctttccttttagttttgataatagttttgaaacccgacccggtcatcgACCCGGTCAAGTGATCGAGTCACGGgttagatgggttgacccgggttgacaaaaaaaaaatcatctacatGCTGACCTTTCATATTCTCACTCGGAGCACCTGCttccattattttctttctaaccAAAAGATCAGCGAACGCTATTGAATATGGCCAGCCAGATCGCTGGCCCCAAGATCGTCTTCGTCTTCCAACTCAATTCAAAGACCTGATAACGGCATCATATTCAACATGCTGACCTTTCATATTCTCACTACTTGGTTGGAAGATTAGCCAACTTCGGAGAAGAATGGCAAAGGGAACTCAAAACCACAGAATGAAGGAAGCAGTAAGGAAACACTGGTCCATCTTCTAATTATTGCCTCTCCCCActcttgttttcttaatttcttgtttatcttatgttcttctctctctctctctctctctctctctctgcacgACCATTATATTCTCTGCAAAACCCTAAACCACCCCAAATGACCATTTGTTTGTGGAGAGCACCAATAAAGATAGGAGAAAAAAGGTGTTGTCTTGACTTGATAGTTGCTTTGCCTTGCCTGGAATCTTCCTGCAAGaccaggggaaaaaaaagaggtttcAGGTTTTGTGGGTAGCAGATTAAGTAAAACCCGTTTAATgacagtgaaaataaaaaaaaaattgaccgggtctcacccgggtgGATCGGGTTTCCCCGGGCCAATTCCTGAGCGGGTTTTTGCCtcaacccggaccggtcccaggcccgggtcggccgggtcccaggtcgacccgtcgggccggtccgggttttaaaactctgGTTTTGATTCGATGTTTTAGATGCTCCACTATtaccttgttttaattaagtttggattttgacaatgtaatgagtattatggattattgtttttgttttaattactgatgaggagttttaaactatcttttggtttcatcaattttaaataatataatatttctaaaaattatgaaacgctgcgtatttttgaataaattgttcttttgatatgtccGTTTTGAGGCTTAGCGTAAATAGGGTATCCTTTCAACACCGTTTCTGCGTTGCCGGTCATGGACCCGGGATTTAGATCGTGACAAAAATAATGGCATATGAGCCTTTAGTTTTCTATTGTATATtatacaaacacaaacacacacacacaacaaaccaccacaaaataaaaaatagtgcaAAGGCCAGTGTTCATTACAAGTATTGAAGCCTTGAGCTTGAAATACGTGCGAACCTTCCAAGAAAATTTTGTCTTTCTCTGAATTATTTGCCAGTCGACAGTTCACGTTAAGATGGGATAGTTTCTGCATGTCAAAACTGTTTCTACCGCTTCTCATTTGCTGCATTCGTTCTTTATAACAAAGGGACTCGTCATTTAAGAACTGTTAATAAAATTCTTTGCAGTCCTACTTGTTCTATCATTTCCAGTTCAGTTAAAAAAACGattttacatttgttttttctggAAATTTTCAGGGCATTTGAAGTTCGATGCCTTCATATTCCAGTGCGTGATCGAACGACATTTGACGGTAAGGATTAGTGCCGAAATGAATGGCCGATTCTTCTCTTAATCATGGGTTTTAATAGTTAAGCTATGAAGCCCATATTCATTGTCTTTCATCTTCGAACTTGCTGTGTATGAATATATTTCTAGGAATATTCATTTGTAATGGTCCTATATGGTTCTTCAAGTCCCTTGCCGATGTGCATGTTTGCTTGCAGACGTGATCCTCATATTACttcttgtttttgtgtgttGGGGCATGCAatatgtgttttcttttctgttaaATTAAACGTGTTAGAATGCTACCTATCACTAacttttttttgatgaaataccTATCACTAACTCAACAAGATTTATTGCATGAAGGGCTGGTGAAAATTGTCGAAGAAACTGTGAGGCTTGAATATGCCTCATCTCCAAATAAGCCTATTTATCTAGTGGGAGGGTCCTTTGGAGCATGTCTAGCACTTTCTGTTGCTGCCCGTAATCCTCAAATTGACCTCGTACTTTGTACTAGTTAACCCAGGTCAGTTTCTACAGCTGCAGTATTTTGTTTCTCTCCATACTCCTAATGACTTTCTGATTCAAGATCTTTGGATGGTAACTTAGGAGGAAGTCTGATATCCTTAGCATTTTATGCTACATCATTTAGCAGGTCACAGCTGCCTTGTTGAAGAAGCGAGAAAATATATCGTGCTTTCCATTCTCCTTCGCCTGAAGTCCCGGCATTCGACCCCTAGAAAATAGAAAGACAAGGCACGTGATAGTCTTGAAACTTTTATCACCATCTATGCTTTTAGCTGTTTACTTGCAGAAAAAAATGTGTGATTCTGTGAAGCACATGCAtggtgccttttcttttcttttcttttcttttcatgttcaGATAGTTGAGAAATAGCAAGAGAGACATGCTTTGTGTAAGTTTGTTAGGCTGTAATGTAATGAAGAAAATGTCAATCAATTCTCTGTGATTGCGAATAATCTATGTTCCCTTGCATTGTAAGAAACTTTACATCATGGTACAATTCACAGCCGGCCTAAGATGAATAATTAAGAGTATTCAGCAAAGTTATAAATGAGAActtttaaatgtttaaaaaatatttttattattttttatgtatttctaACAAGGAAGACCttggataatttttattttgtagttgAAGTCTTTTGTTAAAtacatgtaatttttattttacatatactTGAAGCTTTTTTGTTAAGTAGGGGCCTTGAGTTATTGCCCAAGTGGCCCTTATCTTAATTAAGCCGGCTCTGTGTtccatatatatcaattttatcttcaaacATTTCATGTGATCATTGTGGTCTGCCATCAGTGTGTTGATAATAATGTATGGAATGGAAACAATGACAAAgggttaatattaaattcattggTTGGTGCTTGCCTGCTTGGTTGTGGAACTAGTGGTTTTCATGTCTCTATTAGAACATTAAGTTTGATGCTATGTTTTTCCAGGAACTGATGAGGGTTATACCAGGTATATCAAAGTCTACGCATCATGTTTGCGCAGAAATGACGATAAATCTGAGCAGTGGGATACACTTGGTGCCACATAAAATTTATCAACACTCGTTATTCTTTTCCCAGATAGAATGTACAGCAAGGGATCGGCGATAAGGTATTGACAAGTTCAAGGCTGTCTTTCAGACGAAGGGCTGCAAAATCAAATGAGCTTACAGCACGAAAATATCTATCACCTATGCTTTTTGATCCATTATGCTTAACAAGTAAACATATGCTACTGTAGAGCTGACTTTCTCTTTTGCTCCTACGTATTTGATTACGTTGCCCAAAGCTGCGGAGTCGGAATGAATctcccttcttttctttgtcccgtAGAAATTCAGAATTGATCTCCACAAGTtggagaaaatgaagaagacaACTTTGTTTGAAATGGAAACTAGAGCAGGACTTCAATGGCCTTGCAAGTAATGGAGGTCACAGTCCAGGTGAAGCCGAACATGACTCTTCAGACTTTTATTTAGCGGTACAGGTAGAAAAGGACTGATCGAATTTGGGAGGAGGGGTGTTCTTTTTTGCTGAGCGATTGACATTTTCAATATTATGGTCTACAATGATATGCCAATGATTAGTAAAGGAAAATACTCTCAACAGAAGGTGCTCAATGCAAGCAGATGGCACTGAATTCTCTGTGAATTTCTCAGTTTCAATTTTGTGCATGTTGTGGATATTGCCATTTTAAAAGTAGAGTCTCGAATTCCAAGTCTCTGTCTCACCAAAGGctattctttttctatttcttgcTCGCTGGAAAAGCGATTCTCtcatcctctctctttttcctttgTTCTTGCAATCTTCTTCCTCCAGGATCACCCTCTTTTCAAAAACAAGTTTATCCAAGTGAAAGGATTGGAATTCACTGTTATGAAATGCTTAGAACATGATTCCTTATCAAGTTTCCTGGTGGAGTGAACTTCAAGGTAGTATCAAAGTGCAAAGCAAAAGGCAGCATAAGATCCTTTTATGCATCGTATAGCTGATCTGGCATCATTCATTTGAACAGGAGAGTCCAGATTTTctatttaagaaaagttctaACATCTTTCataagcaagaaaagaaatccAAGTGCTAGAGTCCTACAAGGCAAGAAGTTCCTATACAAAGAGAGTGATGGCTAGGTATGGTCACGCGTATAGGGGCTATTCCACCAACAGTACACCAAGCTCTGATGATTTTTGGAGCAAAAAAGGCCATGCTTCTGATCACGTGTGCCGACCGGTCATCATTGATGCTGAGGGGAGGAAAATGCCTATCATTTTCTATGGCGCTGATAAGAATGCAGATCACTATGTTACAAAAACTGAGACGATTTTTCAACAGCATGTTCATTCACCTCTGGAGTCTGAATACAAGCAAAGCACTCGCTTGACAGATGATCCTTATGGAGCAGAGGATAAGTTCCGTAGACCTATGGCTTCAGTTAATAGTCGCCCACAAAATGTTGAGGAATCCATCACCAAAGTGCAAACTGATGCTAGCCCACCCAAGATTGCCCCTTGGGATGCTTCATACTGGCGCCAGGCCCCTAAATCCACAGGCTATGAAGGCTACGATGAGCGCAACGTTTTCCACAACAAAGACTTGCTAAAGCCCAGCAGTAATGCGCCTCGAAATGACAGCTATGATGATTATTACCGCAAACAAGGTAGCAACAAGGAAACGACAATGATCACTAGTGGTGGGTGGGCAAGGCCAGCTCATTCAACATCCACTGCAGAAGTTGCAAAACCTTCTGCCACTACCTCTCCTCCTCGATCCCGCTATAGACAACCAGCCTATACAGAAACTATGGACAGCAAGGAAGCTGCTAGGCGCTATGGAACCAGGCCATCCACAAGAGAAGATAGTTACACATCAACCATTGACAGCAGAGAGGCTGCAAGGAAATATAATGGCTCAGGAGTGTGAGTCCAGTCCCAGAATGATTAACCATGTCTATGTGCAATTACACAGGCCTTCCTGAGCCGACTTCACAAGTTTCTTGGGGCTTATTATCTACTCTACAAGTGTCTATTTTCCCTTTCATTTACCTATTATAACTATCTGGTGTTGCAGTTAAGTTGTCCTAGACATATGTTTGATGTTTCCTATATT from Populus trichocarpa isolate Nisqually-1 chromosome 5, P.trichocarpa_v4.1, whole genome shotgun sequence includes these protein-coding regions:
- the LOC18098908 gene encoding uncharacterized protein LOC18098908 yields the protein MARYGHAYRGYSTNSTPSSDDFWSKKGHASDHVCRPVIIDAEGRKMPIIFYGADKNADHYVTKTETIFQQHVHSPLESEYKQSTRLTDDPYGAEDKFRRPMASVNSRPQNVEESITKVQTDASPPKIAPWDASYWRQAPKSTGYEGYDERNVFHNKDLLKPSSNAPRNDSYDDYYRKQGSNKETTMITSGGWARPAHSTSTAEVAKPSATTSPPRSRYRQPAYTETMDSKEAARRYGTRPSTREDSYTSTIDSREAARKYNGSGV